The Vigna unguiculata cultivar IT97K-499-35 chromosome 1, ASM411807v1, whole genome shotgun sequence nucleotide sequence ATTTTCGCTTTCTAACACACTAGGCAAGATGCTACATAGTCTGCCACATCAGTTTTCATACCAGTCCATCAGAAAGTCGCCTTCAAGTccttgtacatcttagtcatatcTAGgagtatgctaagacgactcttatgcccttcatccaagagcatTTTCGTCAACACCCGACTGTTGGGTATACATACCCTCTCTTTGTATCGCAGGATGCCATCTCTACCCATCCTGaagtcttttctcttttctatgCCCAATTCACTAATGATATGCTGAAATTCCTGATCCTTACCCTATTCCACCCGAACCTCATCAAAGAATTCATTAGTGATCTTCAACATGCTGCACCGTATGTGATCTGTCTCCATATCCAATCCCAGATTCATATCTCGCAGCTTATCGATCAACTCCAACTCCTTAATCATCATGGCCGACACATGAGATTTCTTCCTGCTCAAAGCGTCTGCTACAACATTAGCCTTACCAGGATGGTATAatagctcaaagtcgtagtccttcaggTATTCCATCCAgcgcctctgcctcatattcaattctttctgatcaaacaagtatttcaagcTCTTGTGATCACTGAATACCTAAAACTATGCcccatacaagtagtgcctccatGTTTTTAAAGCAAAAACCACCGCCGCCAATTCTAAATCGTGTGTAGGATAgtttttctcatgcaccttcaattGACAAGATGTATAAGCAATGGGTCGtttctcctgcatcaacacacaatCTAAACCCTGGTATGAAGCATCACAGTATACCTCAAACGTCTTGGCGGTGTCAGGAATAGCCAATATGGGTGCAGTAGTCAATCTCCTCTTCATATCCTCAAAGCAGACCTCACACTCGTCTGTCCAAGAGAAAGGCTGATCCTTCCTAGTGAGTTGAGTTAAGGGACTCACCAACTTGGAGAACCCCTCCACAAACCGCCTGTAATAACCCGCCAGACCCAAGAAGCTCCTCACCTTAGTAACCGTTTGTGGTCTTTCCCACTTCACCACTGTTTCAATCTTCGCTGGATCCACCGATATACCTTGGGCTGAGATTACATGACCCAAGAATTGTACCTCATCCAACCAAAATTCACACTTTGACAACTTCTCATACAGTTTATGCTCTCTGAGAATTCCTTGCACCACTCTCAGATGACCTGCATGTACATCCCGATCCTCCGAGTATATCAATATGTCATCAATAAACACGACAACAAACTGATCAAGGTACAGTCGGAATAttttgttcatgtagtccatgaaaatAGTAGGAGCATTTGTCACCCCGAACGAcatcactacatactcgtaatgGTCGTATCGTGACCTGAACGtcgtcttctgcacatccttcggtttgactaagatctgatggtatccagacctcaagtcaatcttagagaacacTACGGCTCCCCTCAGTTGATACAACAGATCATCTATCCTCAGCGgcggatacttattctttatggttagcttattcaACTGACGGTAGTTAACACACAACCTCGAActgccatcctttttctttactAGCAGTAccggtgctccccaaggtgatgCGCTCGGCCgaatgaacttcttctcaagcaaaTCTTCTATTTGCTTCTTCAACTCTGCCAACTCTACGGGTGCCATTCTATACGGCGCCATGGATACTGGGCCAGCCCCAAGGATGAGATCAATGgagaaatccacatccctactCGGTGGCAACTCGGGTATTTCATCTGGAAATACGTCGGCATACTCCTCCACGACTGGAATCACACTGATCTTCTCGGCGGTACTATTCTTTTCTGCATGAGCCACTATCATAAAGCAGGTGGCTCCGGCTTCTACTTCGTTTATCGCCCTCTGAGCCGAGATTAACTCCAGTCCTTCATGCTCTAGGATACCAAGTTTCCTAGCCAAAGGAACTCAATGTTCTTGCACAAGACTTCTTAGATGGAATTAAATTAAAGACTAAGATGGCACACATTAAGCTACAAAGTAAAAACAAAGCAAgcaaatcaaaaaataaaaatgtaaacttCTTACTAAACGACCCAAAGGCGAGGCTTGTTGGTATAAGATACACTCACCATCTACAAGCGCTTTACTATTTGATTTAAAAGGTTCTAATTAAGAGATGAGAGAACACCTAAGGCACCCCCAAGACACTTAATTAGGCCAAAATACACAAGGAATTAAAAACAAGATTACAACTCAATAGAAATACAATCACAaatgaattacaaaattaaaagctCTTCCAAGtccttcttcttttattttcgaTTTTGCTCTCAAGTGTTTACTCTCTTGCACTTCCACTTGTTGATTTCACCCAAGAGGAATATTATTCAAGGCTAGGTACTCCActtcctaggatgctaccttaggaaagTTAGCACACCTCGAAGTAGGAAACTATACCATATATGATAACCAAACTAAAATAGACCAAGAAagtaaagcaagaaaagcacaaaaattagAAATCCTAAACTCAAATAGAGGATTGTCAAGACATAcacaatgaatttaaaaaaaaaaaaaaagacaaacaaGAAATTAAGGTATAGAAATAAGATAATCACTCAAAAGAAATACCTAAAGAAAGGCactaaaatggattataaaaaccaaaattaagacTAGAATTGAATGGATGCTTCTTGTTTCTCAAGGTCGTTTGCTATTTGTACATATTTTCACTCAATTAGCTCCATAATCGAGACTGCAAGTGCAGCAAATTACAAGATACATAACTCTAAAGTTTAAGCAATTTAAACAACACATTTTAACTAATAGTATTGATTCTAGTGCATTCTTTTtgtcaattttcttttacaCTTTTTTTCAACTCTTTTTGTACTTTTAAGACATTTATATCTCTTTTCGAGTAACACAAAAAACACTAAAACTGAATCACCACTACACCATATTCAATACATCCACAACTtgcaataaaaataaagaagctACTAATTGgatgaaatctaattgaatcaaaatatgGAATAGAaactcaaagaaaaaataatagactCCTAACTCTAATGAATTgtttatgatttaaaaacaaGTAAGAACTAAGATTGAAAAGCAAAAACACTCAAAAAGGACAATAGTATATGCGTATCACAAACCAAAGTAGACACATaatgttttttcaaaattcaaacgGCTAGAACTAGGAATTTATGACAAATATAGACTAAGCATGACTTCTAGACACAACTTATGaatcttaaaatcaaaactaCAATTACTCATAGAAAATGCAAAAACACACACGATAAACACAATTGAACAGCTAAAGCACGCAAAAATGAAAGTTCAAGAAGAATAATTAACTTTGAACTAAACAAAAAGACAATAACACTCAAACCAATCGGTCAAACAACATCAAGACATGAAGAAAAACAAGTAAACAACTCAAAATTCAAGAAATAATGGAGGAAAGATTTATCCCTTGAAGAGGTTGTGAAAAACCTTGGTTGTAGAGTGGTACGAAAGCAATGAGAATGGGGGAGAATGAGAGTGTTTTGGTACGGTTTAGGCGAGGTTTCCTAGAGAGAGGATTCTATTCTAAGGTAAGCTTAAACAAGAGGCATGTGCACATAATTGGGCAGCATTTCTTTACTCAAATTCAAGCTGAAAGTACAAGAGGGAAGGCCTTTATTTATAGGCCAAAACACCCTACACTAGTTTCCAAAAAGGAGAGCCAAAATTTGAACTCTAGAATTTGAATTTTGGAATCAAGTAAGACATGCTTAAGGTTGACTTGGCACCTAAGCTTTCATGCTTATCACACATTGGTGTGCTAATGAGAAAGCCTTGCTCTCAAGTACATGctcaaattagggtttaagagAGCCTAATCCATATGTCTCACATTATGGTCCAAAACTAGGTTTATCTCCTTCTAGGCCCAAACTACTATATAAGGACCAAGTCCAAAACATGGTCCAAATAAAAAATCCTATACTACTACATAATATAAAGCTTAAAATATtactattctaatatttacaaaagaattCTAGGTCTTTATATCTTTCTTAATCTAGATGAACATCTTGGACATGCTCAACTCAAGTGAAGTTCAATCTTCTTGAATTCTTTTAACCATTAATATAGTGGTTGATCCTTTGTTTAGGGATTTGGCATCAAACattagaaatagaaaaaattttaaaataaagattttaaaatatttcgcttaaataaaatattgttgtaagaaaaagtatcaaataaaattCTTTTGATGAGTGACTTCATTTCTCACATTCAAtatcttaagattttaaaattgagccaaaaagaaacataaattatGTACGTGTTTCCACgcaagaagaaagaaaattaatcaatgctaaaaaaaacagaaattgtatttttctcttttcatatACAAATATGATAATGTGACAATTTTGGAGGAGTCTTTTAGTATAAAGTAATTGTGGTGATTATAAAATTCTATATAACAACGTGATGACCTGTAGAAATTATAAGTAAACAGGAGCACGAGTTTGATTAGAGTTATTAATTTATGGACGACTTTCTTTGAGTGTGACCTAtacttacttttaatttaaaagactaactaacaattaaaatagtaacgctcatatagtttaattttatgCATTATCTTGGTATCGCAATagagattttatattttaaatcagtcaaaatgttataatataatCTTTAAAATAGTCTCTTTAAAATAGTCtctataaaatatcaaatttaccgtacatatcaaattaaaagacaaTATCACTTTTAAATTATAGGTGTGTTGCAATTAAATTCATGGGCACAACAAAATTATTAGTGCTTTATTTGCATCTATACATTTAATGTTCTTGTGTAAAGAAGGTGGCGGCGTATTTGGTAAGAAAGAGTTTTTGAACGAGAGTGATTTGTGGGGCcgtataaaaattttgaacaagTAGAGCACGGAAAGAAGAGAATTCTCATaaatagggatgtcaaaaaaatccgtacctgCAGGTATCTGCGGATAAAACTCGTAACGGGTAGAAAATAAATATCCGTATGTTAACgaggcgggtacgggtattatagtatttgtacccgtggatacccgtactcactaaactttaattcacaaaagtatcctaatatttatatatatatatatatatatatatatatatatatatatatatatatattagtaaaaaacattcaagcctaattttttctaagttgcacatcttgtcttctgtcttcatccttcaaacttcaagtattagtacgttgtcttcttccaagtacacccattgacattcttctctttcctttatttgaaattgggcatatacatcaaatcctatatagacaatgacgtttatggtatgtttgTTGTAAAATGATGTAATCAAAATGAGAATTCTTGGCACgtggcaattgaggtttattatttgtttattttgtttattttttaggaatcaattggagaaagtggacttttttatcaaaacactaattaaagaattttcattgtgttcaacgtcattttatatttacttttataattatttggacttatataacttgagtttatttgaagtttatttaaaatttatgacagtgatgtattttattttattttatttgaatttatgattaaatatttttttttaaataattttgtaaatacccgcggtacccgcgaatatgaaaaaaataggcaggTACCCGCATATAACGGATatccgacggatatgggtacggatacgggtacggggcagatatttatctagcgggtatggtacgggggagctactacccgtaccctactcGCCCCATTGACATCCCTACTCATAAATGTGTCCTTTACTTTTGggtattactattattttttaattaatgtcattttacaaaattaacgAGTCGGgcaagttttaaatatttaaactttgatGGCTTAGGcgaatatttttatcaatttttttgttgggTCAATGTTGCTTATGTTAGTATTTGTAAAGTtgtctaataattttttcagcaaatatttcttttattcctAAAATTGAAAGGGAGAATATATAATTGACTTTCGTCCTATAGCGAtaactaatttttgtttcaaaattattacaaaaattttagttgATATAGGCTTGTGGTGATTACTACTAGGATTATTTCTTCTAATCAAAGTAGTTTCATTAAGAGGAGTAGtgttaaatattgtatttgtattattttgaagCTATTAATCTTCTTTCTAAAATGATCAAGAGTGGTAATATAACCATCAAGATTGATATAACAAAGGTTTTTTATTCCATCAATTGTCATTTCATAATTCAAGTGTTgcgttgttttatttttcatgaagATTTTTTGACGTGGATTCTACATATCTTGCAATATGATTATCTTTCCATCTAAGTTAATGATGATTTGGTTGGTTACTTCACTTGTGGTAAAAGGGTTACACAACGGGGTCCACCCTCTCATTTGCTTTTTGGTTTTGTTAATGAGGTTTTGAGTAGGGACATTTCAGTTCTTATTTCTACGAAGCTTATGCTTCCTATGGTTTGTAGGGGTACGCAATTTCCTTCTCATACTCTATATGTTGATGATAGGAGATACTAAAACCCTACAACATTTGATATCTTTCTAGCATATGTATGACACTTTCTTTGGTCAATGGATGAGTCTTGCTAAAAGTCACTTTTACATTGTTgatgtttcttcttcttttgttagAAATCTCAAGAGGCTTCTCTCTTGTAATCAAGGATATCTTCCTTTTACTTATTTGGGTGTACCAGTGTTTTGGGGGGCTCTTAAGACACAACTTTTTCAGCCTTGGTTGATAAGATTCGTAATGAGCTTGCTTCTTGGAATGGAAAGTTGCTTCGTATGATGGGGAGAATTCAACGAGTAAATTCGTTAATTTTTTGGTTGTTGTCTTATAGCTTTCAAGTTTACAAATGCTTTATTAAGTTATTCTTAAGGTGGATCATTggattcaaaattttgtttggatTGGGGATACACAAAAATGGGGGTTGTTCATTGCTAAATGATCTATCTTGTGTGATTTTAAAGTGAATGGTGGTTTGTAGGTTACTAATattcaactaaaaaataaagCCTATCTACTACATTTAACTTAGGAGTTTGCTTACAGTAAAATGACTTGGTTAAACTCATGCATATTCAATTTCTGAAgtctaattataaaaaatatatgtacttTAAATCGTCATCAATTTGGATTGGTATTGAAGATGCAATGACATTGTTCTTGAAAATACTATTTGGATAGTAGGTAAGGTTGATTTTGTTAATCTTTGGAATAAACGTTGGTGTTCCAACATTTGCATATCTAAATTGACAGGAATCCCTTATTTTGATAGAATAATGTTATACTTTGTTGTTCATTCAACTTGGACAGGTACTCACATGAATTTCCCTCTTTTTGTTGCCAATTgatgtgatttttcttctttgatgATTAATGAGGATGATGATGTGCCTAATTGAATTATGGATGATATTGGTGTCCTTTCtcaaaaagttgttaaaaacgTTTACCCTTTTGGTATGGAATGTGTGGATTGGGGGAATTTGATTTGGATGAATATTGTTCCATCAGCTAAAACTTTGGTTCTTTAGAAGTTGTTGTATGGTCACTCACCTATCAATTTGGAGGTTAAAATAATGGGTGTGGTTTAATGCTTTATGTGTTCTTTGTGTAGGAACAATGTTGATTCTTTATCTCATTTGTTATTTCATTGTTCTATGGCTATGCAATTATGGGAATGATTGAAAGGTGTTTTTCAAGATTTGCAGTTTTCCTCTTTGAATTTGGGTGTTCAATTTATGAAGTCTCCTTGTAGTCTTTTGCTTAAAGTGATTAAAGTGATTGTCATTACTACAGTTATTTAAATGATTTGGAGCATGAGAAACCATAATAGATCTTAGTTTTCATTTGCTtttacttctattttttaaattaaggaaTTGATGTGTATGATTGGAAATAAATCTAAGAAACATGAGTAATATGATCTATTTTTTTATGCTGAAATTCTTCAATATTAAAACTAAGGAGAGTATGGTGGTTTCATTTAAGAGTGTAATATGACAAGTTCTATATTCTAATTGGCTTAAGACAAATATTGATGGTTTAGGTTGCCCTGACTTAGCTACATGTGTTggtattttaaaagaaaattggggTGAAGATGTAGgtcattttttaacttttgttagGAGTgcgaatatttatttatgttaagtTTATAGAGGTCATTTATGTTTTGAAGCTTGTTTGGAGGGAGGATTTCCGGAGGCTTTGGTTAGAGAGTGAATCTACACTTCAGTTTGTCATGGTTTCTTGGATCAATGAGTGGTTCCTTGGAGTCTTTGAGGGCAACGACATCGGTGCATGTATTTTTTGCAAGTATTTACAGCTCAAAGTTTCTCATGTTTTTCGTGAGGAAAATCATTGTGCTGATAAATGTACTAAGTTATCTTTTCTTCATAGATAACATTATAAGTGGTTTAATATTTTACCTCtatgtatttatttagattttttttttcataatagatATAATTTGTCCATGTTTggtgaattataatttttatcatagaTTAATTATGGTctctcatattttatatttttatttttattttaataaattttcttgtgataacaaattatatattgaactttcagatttcaaataatttagatatttcaaacatttagaaatatatttgaaCTTTGCATGCTTATGTTatgaaaatatacaaaattaaaaaattccagaaaaactaaatatcaaaaattAGGAGTGTgctcataaaatattttaggattAATCATTTAATGAACGGATCCATAATCATGAAATGTGTGATGTTTTATACACAATGATTTACTCTAAACTCTTCTTTTTAACAAGGAATGATTTGATGAAGAATTAAAATCATCCAATTTTGAATAGTGAGACAAAATTGTACTTTGTATCTAACTAAATAGTAAAATTCagcatttaataataatttaaaattctcaATTTCTAACAATTTAAGCGTATCAAATAAATCTTTCTTTAccgttatatattttttttatacgaaaatatgaataattatgCACAAGTAATACTAATCATTCTTTAGACCATCACTAAATAAGATAACATTAGGTTCTCctttaatatttgtattcatCAATACAAAATAGAATTATCTTCTAATTcctatatattaaaatttctgtaacttttcaagatttaatatcATCTTATTACTATTAGTTTGGAATAATAATATCCttaatatcttaatatatagTTATTCATAACAAAGATTCAacaattaatttgtaattaattttatttaatttgtaaagtaAGAACGATTCagtcatttttaaatttttacgtttgtattttatcatatttataaatttgtttatttttattttatacaattattttttttattaacggtattttactttatagtccgtttcttccatttttattatttatatttaaaaattaaatatgtttttattacttttttgtgtaaaatttgaatttattatatttgatattttagtatattatagtttcaaattttaaaaatggatgattataaatcttttaaaattatttgatatgtcaaatatattttttattaaaagttaaattatttatatatattattattttagtatcaattgaaaaatgcaattaatattttaagaaagttaaatataattgagTTAAGAAAACTTagattcatttatttttaaaatttgtaaattatgaatatcaaaatttcaaacaaaaatatatttcaatttctgttaaaatttaagattattaACCCTAAGTAtggatatattttaattaatttatagccatcattacttgtttttttttactatcGCGAAAAGTCAAGAACTACTAATCATAGGATATCCGATCAAAATCAATCACTTTTGGTTTGATTTCCAAACCAAGAACAGATCAACTTGTTGACGTATACAACTTATCACTTTCTCTCTTTTTAATAAGGAACACTAATAATACTCACCACTCTATGCAACAAAacaatgtttatttaaaaatccCAAACCTAGAatctcacaattttttttttacaattttaatttatatatacattttaaataaattacatatcaactttttaattttttttaattaaaagcattagaaattagagaaaagaaataaaaacaaaattgaggattatgttatatttttaattcaatatatatagtcttaaatatgatattaattattttaggatttaaataattattaaatttaataactatttaaatttgtaacGAGGATGAGGGAGGGAGGTACTTCAACATAAATGAGGTTCTAATTCAACCGTAGCTTAATTTTGgctaataattttaaagttgttaCTTCTTCAACATAAATTATGTTTTCGGTCACCATTTACAATCATTACTTTTTGTATTTACACTAGTAAAAtctagttatattttaaattttatatatatatatatatatatatttaattaaaccGTCACCATTTACAATCATTACTTTATGTATTTACACTAGTAAAtctagtaatattttaaattatatatataaagttggATTGGATTTGGGTCTATTCTCCTGAAATTGTagtaatttgatattttgtttttcaattttgctCTTGATCTATTTTTCTTGCAATATGTTGTGGCtgctttttataattttagtggTCAAGTTTGAATGGATTTTTGGATCACCATCGTGCATGCATTTTCTTGCTTTCAAGTCGGCCAAATTTCGCTTGAAccaaaaaagttgaattttctttgatatttaacaattttcaGCAGAAGaactcttaaaaaataattaaaaatatatacactgCCAAAATATACCTTCAGAGAAAACAAAGTCCGAGTGattctttaaattatattaattttgtaacgGTTACACCGTAATTATATAAGAatttctaatataatatatcaaatcCATTTAATGTCTCACTAAAATTGAAGCATTTAAGATTTGATAGCATCTTAAATATTgtgttaaaagtaataatatacgAGACTAATACATGTTATGCTATATTTATTATGGCATGCCAATTATCAATTTGTACCTCAATTTCAATTGAAATTGGCTACTCGAATCTAATAAGGTTGTTCTTTGCACACCTATAAATTGAAATTGGCTACCCGAATCTAATAAGGTTATTCTTTGCACACCTATAGAGTCTTGTGACTCATGTTTAATGAGGTGAAAAGTTTGTTTCCCATTTGATATCTTTATTTACATAATTTCGGTTATTTTTAAATGGttacatattttattcatatgtTTTATAACTCAATACTCATACCATATATATCACTTGTAATAACTACTATCTTACATGAATCACCTCAATCATGTCATCACATTTAAAGGTAAAACATTTACTTATTACTTATGAGCTAATAGTTTAAGAAATAACACACTTAGACCATAGAACATATCATGTTTTACTTCTATATAACATATAAGTCATTTGAAAATAACTTAACACAAGTAAAACATGTTC carries:
- the LOC114189792 gene encoding uncharacterized protein LOC114189792, which produces MIVAHAEKNSTAEKISVIPVVEEYADVFPDEIPELPPSRDVDFSIDLILGAGPVSMAPYRMAPVELAELKKQIEDLLEKKFIRPSASPWGAPFVVVFIDDILIYSEDRDVHAGHLRVVQGILREHKLYEKLSKCEFWLDEVQFLGHVISAQGISVDPAKIETVVKWERPQTVTKVRSFLGLAGYYRRFVEGFSKLVSPLTQLTRKDQPFSWTDECEVCFEDMKRRLTTAPILAIPDTAKTFEVYCDASYQGLDCVLMQEKRPIAYTSCQLKKELNMRQRRWMEYLKDYDFELLYHPGKANVVADALSRKKSHVSAMMIKELELIDKLRDMNLGLDMETDHIRCSMLKITNEFFDEKAKIEHQRPGGTLELLETPQWKWDNISMDFVTHLPRSVRGHDSIWVIVDRLTKCAHFLPINQKMSLDKLAELYVREIVRLHGVPESIISDKDPRFTSRFWQSLQNTLGTQLKMSSAYHPQTDGQSKRTIQSLEDLLRTCVLDHLGTWSDVLPLVEFTYNNSYHSSIGMAPYEALYGRRCRTPLCWQHDGEVVVLGPEFLQQTRACNSESAEILRR